The following proteins are co-located in the Polymorphospora rubra genome:
- a CDS encoding cysteine desulfurase family protein, with translation MAYLDHAATTPMLDEVLEAYVATAREVGNASSLHAAGRFARRRVEESRERVAAALGARPSEVIFTGGGTESDNLAVKGIFWARRAADPARTHVVASAVEHHAVLDTVEWLERHEGAGVTWLPVDAAGRLDPDGLRAALTAQDGRVALVTAMWANNEVGTLQPVEKLAAVAAQWDVPFHTDAIQAVGQVPVDFAGSGAAALTVTGHKLGGPAGVGALLLAREVACTPLLHGGGQERDVRSGTLDTAGIVAFAVAVEAAVRDQRRYAEQIGALRDELVRRVRAAVPDAVYNGDPGERLPGNAHFSFPGCEGDALLLLLDAGGIACSTGSACSAGVAQPSHVLLAMGADDDRARSSLRFTLGHTSTSADVDALLDVLPGAVERARRAGTVRSSRT, from the coding sequence ATGGCCTATCTGGATCACGCCGCCACCACGCCGATGCTCGACGAGGTGCTCGAGGCATACGTCGCCACCGCCCGCGAGGTGGGCAACGCGTCGTCGCTGCATGCCGCCGGCCGGTTCGCCCGCCGCCGGGTCGAGGAGTCCCGCGAACGCGTCGCGGCGGCCCTCGGCGCCCGCCCGTCCGAGGTCATCTTCACCGGTGGTGGCACCGAGAGCGACAACCTCGCGGTCAAGGGGATCTTCTGGGCCCGCCGGGCCGCCGATCCGGCCCGTACGCACGTCGTCGCCAGCGCCGTCGAGCACCACGCGGTGCTCGACACCGTCGAGTGGCTCGAACGGCACGAGGGCGCCGGGGTGACCTGGCTGCCGGTCGACGCCGCCGGCCGGCTCGACCCGGACGGCCTGCGGGCCGCGCTCACCGCCCAGGACGGACGGGTCGCCCTGGTGACCGCCATGTGGGCCAATAACGAGGTCGGCACCCTCCAGCCGGTCGAGAAGCTCGCCGCGGTCGCCGCGCAGTGGGACGTCCCGTTCCACACCGACGCGATCCAGGCCGTCGGCCAGGTGCCGGTCGACTTCGCCGGCAGTGGAGCCGCCGCGCTCACCGTCACCGGCCACAAGCTCGGCGGGCCGGCCGGGGTCGGTGCGCTGCTGCTGGCCCGGGAGGTGGCCTGCACGCCGCTGCTGCACGGCGGCGGCCAGGAACGGGACGTACGTTCCGGCACCCTCGACACCGCCGGCATCGTCGCGTTCGCCGTGGCCGTCGAGGCGGCGGTACGTGACCAGCGGCGGTACGCCGAGCAGATCGGCGCGCTGCGCGACGAACTCGTCCGGCGGGTCCGCGCCGCCGTACCCGACGCGGTCTACAACGGGGATCCGGGCGAACGCCTGCCCGGCAACGCCCACTTCTCCTTCCCCGGCTGCGAGGGCGACGCCCTGCTCCTCCTGCTCGACGCGGGCGGCATCGCCTGCTCGACCGGGTCGGCCTGCTCGGCCGGCGTGGCCCAGCCGTCCCACGTACTGCTGGCCATGGGCGCCGACGACGACCGGGCCCGGTCGTCGCTGCGCTTCACCCTCGGCCACACCTCCACCAGTGCCGACGTCGACGCGCTGCTGGACGTACTGCCCGGCGCCGTCGAGCGGGCCCGCCGCGCCGGGACGGTCCGGTCCAGCCGCACCTGA
- the mnmA gene encoding tRNA 2-thiouridine(34) synthase MnmA has product MKVLAAMSGGVDSAVAAARAVAAGHDVTGVHLALARNPQTYRSGARGCCTLEDSRDARRAADVIGIPFYVWDMADRFHEDVVDDFVAEYAAGRTPNPCLRCNEKIKFEAVLDRAVALGFDAVVTGHHARLGPDGLLRRSVDTAKDQSYVLAVLRRDQLDRSMFPLGDSTKAQVREEAARGGLAVADKPDSHDICFIADGDTRRFLADRLGETPGDIVDATSGAVVGAHTGAYAYTVGQRRGLALGVPAPDGRPRYVLSITPKTNTVTVGPAEALEVSTVDAERPVWTAGPLPTAPVECEVQLRAHGSVVPATVTLDGDTLRAELRRPMRGVAAGQAIVAYRPDPAGDIVLGSATIR; this is encoded by the coding sequence GTGAAGGTCTTGGCAGCCATGTCCGGCGGGGTCGACTCGGCGGTCGCCGCCGCGCGGGCGGTGGCGGCCGGACACGACGTCACCGGGGTGCACCTAGCGCTGGCCCGCAACCCGCAGACGTACCGGTCCGGCGCGCGCGGCTGCTGCACGCTGGAGGACTCCCGCGACGCCCGGCGGGCCGCCGACGTGATCGGCATCCCGTTCTACGTCTGGGACATGGCCGACCGGTTCCACGAGGACGTCGTCGACGACTTCGTGGCCGAGTACGCCGCCGGGCGTACCCCGAACCCGTGCCTGCGTTGCAACGAGAAGATCAAGTTCGAGGCGGTGCTCGACCGGGCCGTGGCGCTGGGCTTCGACGCCGTCGTGACGGGCCACCACGCCCGGCTCGGCCCCGACGGGCTGCTGCGTCGCAGCGTCGACACCGCCAAGGACCAGTCGTACGTGCTCGCGGTGCTGCGCCGCGACCAGCTCGACCGCTCGATGTTCCCGCTCGGTGACTCCACCAAGGCCCAGGTGCGCGAGGAGGCTGCCCGGGGCGGGCTCGCGGTCGCCGACAAACCCGACTCGCACGACATCTGCTTCATCGCCGACGGCGACACGCGACGGTTCCTCGCCGACCGGCTCGGCGAGACGCCGGGCGACATCGTCGACGCGACCAGCGGCGCGGTCGTCGGCGCCCACACCGGCGCGTACGCCTACACGGTCGGCCAGCGGCGCGGGCTGGCGCTCGGCGTACCCGCCCCGGACGGGCGGCCCCGCTACGTGCTGTCGATCACCCCGAAGACCAACACCGTGACCGTCGGCCCGGCCGAGGCGCTGGAGGTGTCCACGGTGGACGCCGAGCGTCCGGTGTGGACGGCCGGGCCGTTGCCGACCGCACCGGTCGAGTGCGAGGTCCAGCTCCGGGCGCACGGTTCGGTGGTGCCGGCGACGGTCACGCTCGACGGCGACACGCTGCGGGCCGAACTGCGCCGGCCGATGCGCGGGGTGGCGGCCGGCCAGGCGATCGTCGCCTACCGCCCCGATCCGGCCGGCGACATCGTCCTGGGTTCGGCCACGATCCGCTGA
- a CDS encoding methionine synthase produces MTDVTWPWPVGSASGIGSMPGTDVAEAQRIVFGELPTLPHLPELPARGPGADMIGRTAGLLVDLPVELYAGNWRIAGHPGRDLRRTLDLLERDLDQLTEQGDGLTGPVKIQSAGPLTLAAGIDLPIGGRLLRDHGAVRDLAGSLAEGLRTHVADVRRRLPRATVLLQLDEPSLPAVLAGRVPTESGFSAYRAVEAGTAATLLREVVEAVGTPVVVHCCAPDVPLDLVRAAGATAVALDLALVGQLDPLGEAIDAGLGIFAGAAPAVASPGGRPPTSAEVAQRVRRVWDKLGFPARRLAEQVVVTPACGLAGATPAYARAVLTACRDAGRRLHED; encoded by the coding sequence GTGACTGACGTTACGTGGCCGTGGCCGGTGGGTTCGGCGTCCGGGATCGGTTCGATGCCCGGCACCGACGTCGCGGAGGCGCAACGGATCGTCTTCGGCGAGCTGCCCACCCTGCCCCATCTGCCCGAGCTGCCGGCGCGCGGACCCGGTGCCGACATGATCGGCCGTACCGCCGGGTTGCTCGTCGACCTGCCGGTCGAGCTGTACGCCGGTAACTGGCGGATCGCCGGCCATCCGGGCCGTGACCTGCGCCGTACGCTCGATCTGCTGGAACGTGACCTGGACCAGTTGACCGAGCAGGGCGACGGGCTGACCGGGCCGGTCAAGATCCAGTCGGCCGGGCCGCTGACCCTCGCGGCCGGGATCGATCTGCCGATCGGCGGCCGGCTGCTGCGCGACCACGGGGCGGTACGCGACCTGGCCGGATCGCTGGCCGAGGGGCTGCGGACCCATGTGGCGGACGTCCGGCGCCGGCTGCCGCGGGCGACCGTGCTGTTGCAGCTCGACGAGCCGTCGCTGCCCGCCGTGCTGGCCGGACGGGTGCCGACCGAGAGCGGATTCAGCGCCTACCGGGCTGTCGAGGCGGGGACCGCGGCGACGTTGCTGCGCGAGGTCGTCGAGGCGGTCGGGACGCCGGTCGTCGTGCACTGCTGCGCGCCCGACGTACCGCTGGACCTGGTGCGGGCGGCCGGGGCGACCGCGGTGGCGCTGGACCTGGCACTGGTCGGGCAGCTCGACCCGCTCGGGGAGGCCATCGACGCCGGGCTCGGGATCTTCGCCGGGGCGGCACCGGCGGTGGCGTCGCCCGGTGGCCGTCCGCCGACGTCGGCCGAAGTGGCGCAGCGGGTCCGCCGGGTCTGGGACAAGCTGGGGTTCCCGGCCCGTCGGCTGGCCGAGCAGGTCGTGGTCACGCCCGCCTGTGGGCTGGCCGGGGCCACCCCGGCGTACGCCCGCGCGGTGCTCACCGCCTGCCGCGACGCCGGACGCCGCCTGCACGAGGACTGA
- a CDS encoding ADP-ribosylglycohydrolase family protein: protein MSRPDPGARRASGSLFGLAYGDALGKPTEFMTVAAITARYGPGGPRDLAGDPALVTDDTQMGLAVAWALRESPAAEPTALEPLLRRRFLDWAVSPDNNRAPGNTCLRACAELSTGRRWQEATVAGSKGCGANMRVTPVGLVPGYDLDTLAGVAQLQAGLTHGHPTGLAASELTAYAVRVVRDGAALTDLPELLRDRAVGQRRVYRDDWLGDLWRQGRAGSAEEFIAAGWDECLAVLDRLDTALARPDDGGDVCRATGEGWIAEEALASALLCVLRHPDDPVAALARGATTSGDSDSIACLAGAVLGAAYGMAGWPDGWAERIEYADQLATLGAGWD from the coding sequence ATGTCCCGACCCGATCCCGGCGCGCGCCGCGCCTCCGGTTCACTGTTCGGCCTCGCGTACGGCGACGCGCTCGGCAAGCCGACCGAGTTCATGACCGTCGCGGCGATCACCGCCCGGTACGGCCCCGGCGGGCCACGCGACCTGGCCGGCGATCCCGCGCTGGTCACCGACGACACGCAGATGGGCCTGGCCGTGGCCTGGGCGCTGCGTGAGTCGCCCGCGGCGGAGCCGACCGCGCTGGAGCCGCTGCTGCGACGGCGGTTCCTCGACTGGGCGGTCAGCCCGGACAACAACCGGGCGCCCGGCAACACCTGCCTGCGGGCCTGCGCCGAACTGTCCACCGGGCGCCGCTGGCAGGAGGCGACCGTCGCCGGGTCCAAGGGCTGCGGCGCCAACATGCGGGTCACCCCGGTCGGCCTGGTCCCCGGGTACGACCTCGACACGCTCGCCGGTGTCGCGCAGTTGCAGGCCGGCCTCACCCACGGCCACCCGACCGGACTCGCGGCGAGTGAGCTGACCGCGTACGCGGTCCGGGTGGTCCGCGACGGCGCCGCCCTGACCGACCTGCCCGAGCTGCTGCGGGACCGGGCCGTCGGGCAGCGCCGGGTCTACCGGGACGACTGGCTCGGCGACCTGTGGCGGCAGGGCCGGGCCGGTTCGGCGGAGGAGTTCATCGCGGCCGGCTGGGACGAGTGCCTGGCGGTGCTGGACCGGCTCGACACGGCGCTGGCCCGGCCGGACGACGGGGGAGACGTCTGCCGGGCGACCGGCGAGGGCTGGATCGCCGAGGAGGCGCTGGCCAGCGCGCTGCTCTGCGTACTGCGGCACCCGGACGACCCGGTCGCGGCGTTGGCCCGCGGTGCCACCACGTCGGGCGACTCCGACTCGATCGCCTGCCTCGCCGGCGCGGTGCTCGGTGCCGCGTACGGGATGGCCGGCTGGCCGGACGGGTGGGCCGAGCGGATCGAGTACGCCGACCAGTTGGCCACGCTCGGCGCGGGCTGGGACTGA
- the ligA gene encoding NAD-dependent DNA ligase LigA: protein MSEDPVGARLTPEQEAGAGVEPPSDVRDRHATLSVEITDHQYRYHVLDAPTISDGDFDRLLRELAELEERYPALRTPDSPTQRVGGTFSTLFTPVAHAERMMSLDNVFDDAELTAWAERVRRDAGGPVPLLCELKVDGVAINLTYEGGRLVRAATRGDGRTGEDVTGNVRAVRGVPQRLSGADVPELIEVRGEIYFPVAAFADLNAGLVEQGRPPFANPRNAAAGSLRQKDPRITAARPLRLVVHGIGARRGFDPATQSGAYAALKDFGLPTSDHLRVVPDLAGVRGFVDHFAKHRHDVEYEIDGVVVKVDPVPIQGRLGSTSRAPRWAIAFKYPPEEVTTKLLDIDVNVGRTGRVTPFAVLEPVRVAGSTVALATLHNAREVARKGVLIGDTVVVRKAGDVIPEVLGPVVDVRPPDARPFVMPDRCPACGTALAPAKESDVDIRCPNARTCPAQLRERVFALAGRGALDIGVLGYKAAGALLESGAIVDEGDLFDLDARKLAGVPFFVNADGTPGGNAGKLLASLGEARERPLWRVLVALSIRHCGPTAAQALARHFGSIPAIGAASEEELASVEGVGPTIAASVTEWFGVDWHREVVRKWTAAGVRMARERVAEGPRPLEGITVVVTGTLANYSRDQAAEAVRARGGRVSGSVSKKTGFVVVGDNPGSKADKAFSLKLPILNEAGFDVLLMQGPEAAASVAQSSES from the coding sequence GTGTCCGAGGATCCGGTCGGGGCACGGCTCACGCCCGAGCAGGAGGCCGGCGCGGGGGTCGAGCCGCCGTCGGACGTCCGCGACCGGCACGCCACGCTGAGCGTGGAGATCACCGATCACCAGTACCGCTACCACGTGCTCGACGCCCCGACGATCAGCGACGGCGACTTCGACCGGCTGCTGCGCGAGCTGGCGGAGCTGGAGGAGCGGTATCCGGCCCTGCGGACCCCGGACTCGCCGACGCAGCGGGTCGGTGGCACCTTCTCGACGCTGTTCACCCCGGTCGCGCACGCCGAGCGGATGATGTCGCTCGACAACGTCTTCGACGACGCCGAACTGACCGCCTGGGCCGAGCGGGTGCGCCGGGACGCCGGCGGCCCGGTGCCGTTGCTGTGCGAGCTGAAGGTCGACGGCGTCGCGATCAACCTGACGTACGAGGGTGGTCGGCTGGTGCGGGCCGCGACCCGCGGGGACGGCCGGACGGGCGAGGACGTGACCGGCAACGTACGCGCCGTCCGGGGCGTACCGCAGCGGCTGTCCGGTGCGGACGTACCGGAGCTGATCGAGGTGCGGGGCGAGATCTACTTCCCGGTCGCGGCGTTCGCCGACCTGAACGCGGGCCTCGTCGAGCAGGGCCGGCCGCCGTTCGCCAATCCCCGTAACGCCGCCGCCGGCAGCCTGCGGCAGAAGGACCCGCGGATCACCGCCGCCCGGCCGTTGCGGCTGGTCGTGCACGGCATCGGGGCCCGGCGCGGGTTCGACCCCGCCACCCAGTCCGGGGCGTACGCGGCGCTGAAGGACTTCGGACTGCCGACCAGCGACCACCTCCGGGTGGTGCCGGACCTGGCCGGGGTGCGCGGGTTCGTCGACCACTTCGCGAAGCACCGGCACGACGTCGAGTACGAGATCGACGGCGTGGTGGTGAAGGTCGACCCGGTGCCGATCCAGGGGCGGCTCGGCTCGACCAGCCGGGCACCCCGGTGGGCGATCGCCTTCAAGTACCCGCCGGAGGAGGTCACCACGAAGCTGCTCGACATCGACGTGAACGTGGGGCGTACCGGCCGGGTGACCCCGTTCGCCGTACTCGAACCGGTCCGGGTCGCCGGTTCCACGGTCGCGTTGGCGACCCTGCACAACGCCCGTGAGGTGGCCCGCAAGGGTGTGCTGATCGGGGACACGGTGGTGGTGCGCAAGGCCGGCGACGTCATTCCGGAGGTGCTCGGCCCGGTCGTCGACGTACGCCCGCCCGACGCCCGGCCGTTCGTGATGCCGGACCGGTGCCCGGCGTGCGGTACGGCGCTGGCGCCGGCGAAGGAGAGCGACGTCGACATCCGCTGCCCGAACGCGCGGACCTGCCCGGCGCAGTTGCGGGAGCGGGTCTTCGCGCTGGCCGGGCGCGGTGCGCTCGACATCGGGGTGCTGGGCTACAAGGCGGCCGGCGCGTTGCTGGAGTCCGGGGCGATCGTCGACGAGGGCGACCTGTTCGATCTGGACGCCCGCAAGTTGGCCGGCGTGCCGTTCTTCGTGAACGCGGACGGCACGCCGGGCGGCAACGCCGGCAAGCTCCTGGCCAGCCTCGGTGAGGCCCGGGAGCGCCCGCTGTGGCGGGTGCTGGTGGCCCTGTCGATCCGGCACTGCGGACCGACCGCCGCGCAGGCACTGGCCCGGCACTTCGGCTCGATTCCGGCGATCGGGGCGGCGTCGGAGGAGGAATTGGCGTCGGTCGAGGGGGTCGGTCCGACGATCGCGGCCAGCGTGACGGAATGGTTCGGCGTGGACTGGCACCGCGAGGTGGTGCGCAAGTGGACCGCGGCGGGCGTACGGATGGCGCGGGAGCGGGTCGCCGAGGGGCCACGCCCGCTGGAGGGGATCACCGTCGTGGTGACCGGCACGCTCGCGAACTATTCGCGCGACCAGGCCGCGGAGGCGGTGCGGGCGCGTGGCGGCCGGGTGAGTGGCTCGGTGTCGAAGAAGACCGGCTTCGTGGTGGTCGGTGACAATCCCGGCTCGAAGGCGGACAAGGCATTCTCCCTGAAACTACCCATTTTGAATGAGGCAGGATTCGACGTTCTGCTGATGCAGGGGCCGGAAGCGGCCGCTAGTGTTGCCCAAAGTAGTGAATCATGA
- a CDS encoding putative bifunctional diguanylate cyclase/phosphodiesterase, which produces MEAAAQRNSVPPERALPFFTFVTAVVALAGTVTAVSLIALPSEVPALPVAFWLMAGLAVVCDARPFTPPGRRQSSAVFPSICFTFAIMLIWGEAPAIAVQAAAVVVASWRMRHTAWRALFNIAQYAIALTAAYATVQLLVPDLPYVAAVVAAAGVWFAVKYGTVTVAIRLLTGGHWWRSVSHGLAFELLSTGALLLLGPILASAARANAALIPLVVVPLYAVYRMARLSTEHEQVGRLDPLTGLANRKALLGEVADRLPGHAERAARHAAERHLALLVLDLDRFKYVNDALGHAVGDRLLVEVANRLTAAVRPQDVVARLGGDEFAILSGRLADPAEATDLANRIVDVLAEPVPIDGLPLDVGGSIGVAVYPEHGEDFETLMRHADVAMYDAKHRGDAVAVYAPDSDHSSPERLSLLADLRKVLETTGPKGAVGGGAAGVPGAGRDGAGGRDGGAGREAGGAGEITMYYQPQVEIATGEVVGVEALLRWRHPRRGMVDPEELIRVAEQSAVMRLLTRRVVDDVVEQIAKWAAAGLPLRAALNVSVRDLHTGEIADQIDDRLTRYGVPPDRLQLEITEGALMADPHRVLATIARLDRIGVAIALDDFGTGYSSMQHLRRLPLSEVKVDRSFVLGMTDDADDAAIVRSIIELAGALGLRVVAEGVEDERTWRMLHAAGCHVAQGWFYARPMPADELVSWLARYHPLRPHPIT; this is translated from the coding sequence ATGGAGGCCGCAGCGCAGCGGAACTCCGTTCCCCCCGAGCGGGCGTTGCCGTTCTTCACCTTCGTCACCGCGGTCGTGGCCCTGGCCGGCACCGTCACGGCGGTGTCGCTGATCGCCCTCCCCAGCGAGGTCCCGGCCCTGCCGGTCGCGTTCTGGCTGATGGCCGGCCTGGCCGTCGTCTGCGACGCCCGCCCCTTCACCCCGCCCGGCCGCCGGCAGAGTTCGGCGGTGTTCCCGTCGATCTGCTTCACCTTCGCGATCATGCTGATCTGGGGAGAGGCGCCCGCGATCGCCGTACAGGCCGCGGCCGTGGTCGTCGCATCCTGGCGGATGCGGCACACCGCCTGGCGGGCCCTGTTCAACATCGCCCAGTACGCCATCGCCCTCACCGCCGCGTACGCGACCGTGCAGCTGCTGGTGCCCGACCTGCCGTACGTGGCGGCGGTCGTCGCCGCCGCGGGCGTCTGGTTCGCCGTCAAGTACGGCACCGTCACGGTCGCCATCCGGCTGCTCACCGGTGGCCACTGGTGGCGTTCGGTGAGCCACGGGCTCGCCTTCGAACTGCTCTCCACCGGCGCGTTGCTGCTGCTCGGCCCGATCCTCGCCAGCGCCGCGCGGGCCAACGCCGCCCTCATCCCGCTGGTCGTCGTACCGCTGTACGCCGTCTACCGGATGGCGCGGCTGTCCACCGAACACGAACAGGTCGGCCGGCTCGACCCGCTCACCGGCCTGGCCAACCGCAAGGCACTACTCGGCGAGGTCGCCGACCGGCTGCCCGGCCACGCCGAACGCGCCGCCCGGCACGCCGCCGAACGGCACCTCGCCCTGCTCGTGCTCGACCTCGACCGCTTCAAGTACGTCAACGACGCGCTCGGCCACGCCGTCGGCGACCGCCTCCTGGTCGAGGTCGCCAACCGGCTGACCGCGGCCGTACGCCCACAGGACGTGGTCGCCCGGCTCGGCGGCGACGAGTTCGCGATCCTCAGCGGACGGCTCGCCGACCCCGCCGAGGCCACCGACCTCGCCAACCGGATCGTCGACGTGCTCGCCGAACCCGTACCCATCGACGGCCTCCCGCTCGACGTCGGCGGCTCGATCGGCGTCGCCGTCTATCCCGAACACGGCGAGGACTTCGAGACCCTCATGCGGCACGCCGACGTCGCCATGTACGACGCCAAGCACCGCGGCGACGCCGTCGCCGTCTACGCCCCGGACTCCGACCACAGCTCGCCGGAGCGGCTCAGTCTCCTCGCCGACCTGCGCAAGGTACTCGAGACGACCGGCCCGAAGGGAGCCGTCGGCGGCGGGGCGGCCGGCGTCCCGGGTGCCGGCCGCGACGGTGCCGGCGGCCGCGACGGAGGGGCCGGCCGGGAGGCCGGTGGGGCGGGCGAGATCACCATGTACTACCAGCCGCAGGTCGAGATCGCGACCGGCGAGGTGGTCGGCGTCGAGGCGTTGCTGCGCTGGCGGCACCCCCGGCGCGGGATGGTCGACCCCGAGGAACTGATCCGGGTCGCCGAGCAGAGCGCGGTGATGCGGCTGCTCACCCGCCGGGTCGTCGACGACGTGGTCGAACAGATCGCCAAGTGGGCGGCGGCCGGGCTGCCACTGCGGGCGGCGCTCAACGTCAGCGTCCGCGACCTGCACACCGGTGAGATCGCCGACCAGATCGACGACCGGTTGACCCGCTACGGCGTACCGCCGGACCGGCTGCAACTGGAGATCACCGAGGGGGCGTTGATGGCCGACCCGCACCGGGTCCTGGCCACCATCGCCCGGCTCGACCGGATCGGGGTCGCGATCGCGCTCGACGACTTCGGCACCGGGTACTCGTCCATGCAGCACCTGCGCCGGCTGCCGCTGTCCGAGGTCAAGGTCGACCGGTCGTTCGTACTCGGTATGACCGACGACGCCGACGACGCGGCGATCGTCCGGTCGATCATCGAACTGGCCGGCGCGCTCGGACTGCGGGTGGTGGCCGAGGGGGTCGAGGACGAGCGCACCTGGCGGATGCTGCACGCGGCGGGCTGCCACGTCGCCCAGGGCTGGTTCTACGCCCGCCCGATGCCGGCCGACGAACTGGTTTCCTGGCTGGCCCGCTACCACCCGCTACGCCCCCACCCGATCACCTGA
- the gatC gene encoding Asp-tRNA(Asn)/Glu-tRNA(Gln) amidotransferase subunit GatC has translation MAAISREEVAHLARLSRLAVTETELDTFAGQLDVILQAVARVGEVTAADIPPTSHSVPLTNVLRDDVVVPGLTPAEALSGAPDAEDNRFRVPRILDEEA, from the coding sequence ATGGCCGCCATCTCCCGCGAAGAGGTCGCGCACTTGGCGCGCCTGTCGCGGCTCGCCGTCACCGAGACCGAGCTCGACACCTTCGCCGGCCAGCTCGACGTCATCCTCCAGGCGGTCGCCCGGGTCGGCGAGGTCACCGCCGCCGACATCCCGCCGACGTCACACTCCGTGCCGCTGACCAACGTGCTGCGCGACGACGTGGTGGTGCCGGGCCTCACCCCCGCCGAGGCGCTGTCCGGGGCACCGGACGCCGAGGACAACCGGTTCCGCGTACCGCGGATCCTCGACGAGGAGGCGTGA
- the gatA gene encoding Asp-tRNA(Asn)/Glu-tRNA(Gln) amidotransferase subunit GatA gives MADLTRLTATEIAAHVAAGEVSAVEVTRAHLDRIAAVDERVHAFLHVDADGALDAARTVDARRAAGEELGPLAGVPVAVKDVLTTRGVPTTAGSRILEGWRPPYDSTIVERLRAAGTVMLGKTNMDEFAMGSSTEYSAYGPTFNPWDLSRIPGGSGGGSAAALAAYEAPLAIGTDTGGSIRQPGAVTGTVGAKPTYGGTSRYGLVAFSSSLDTPGPCARTVLDAALLHAVMGGHDPRDSTSIPQPVPDVVAAARAGATGDLTGMRLGLVREFATEAGGEPGVTAAFRDAVDALTKLGAEVVEVSCPHFEYALPAYYLIAPSECSSNLARFDGVRFGLRAGDDGVRSLEEVMSLTRDVGFGAEVKRRIMVGTYALSSGYYDAYYGQAQKVRTLISRDFTAAFEQVDVLISPTTPFVAFPLGSRTADPYQMYLADLFTIPTNLYGGPAISVPCGLSEGLPVGLQVMAPTMADDRMYRVAAALESAVGTLTPPAL, from the coding sequence ATGGCCGACCTGACCAGACTGACCGCGACCGAGATCGCGGCCCACGTCGCCGCGGGCGAGGTCTCCGCGGTCGAGGTGACCCGGGCGCACCTCGACCGGATCGCCGCCGTCGACGAGCGGGTGCACGCCTTCCTGCACGTCGACGCCGACGGGGCGCTCGACGCGGCCCGCACCGTCGACGCCCGCCGCGCCGCCGGCGAGGAGCTGGGGCCGCTGGCCGGTGTGCCGGTCGCCGTCAAGGACGTGCTGACCACCCGCGGCGTGCCGACCACCGCCGGGTCACGCATCCTCGAAGGCTGGCGCCCGCCGTACGACTCCACGATCGTCGAGCGGCTGCGCGCCGCCGGCACCGTCATGCTCGGCAAGACCAACATGGACGAGTTCGCGATGGGCTCGTCGACCGAGTACTCGGCGTACGGCCCGACGTTCAACCCGTGGGACCTGAGCCGTATCCCGGGCGGCTCGGGCGGTGGCAGCGCCGCCGCACTCGCCGCCTACGAGGCGCCGCTCGCGATCGGCACCGACACCGGTGGGTCGATCCGCCAGCCGGGCGCGGTGACCGGCACCGTCGGGGCGAAGCCGACGTACGGCGGCACCTCCCGCTACGGCCTCGTCGCCTTCTCGTCCTCTCTGGACACTCCCGGCCCGTGTGCCCGTACGGTGCTCGACGCCGCGCTGCTGCACGCGGTCATGGGTGGCCACGACCCGCGCGACTCGACCTCGATCCCGCAGCCGGTGCCCGACGTCGTCGCCGCCGCGCGGGCCGGCGCGACCGGCGACCTGACCGGCATGCGGCTCGGCCTGGTCCGCGAGTTCGCCACCGAGGCGGGCGGCGAGCCGGGCGTGACGGCCGCGTTCCGCGACGCCGTCGACGCGCTGACCAAGCTCGGTGCCGAGGTCGTCGAGGTCTCCTGCCCCCACTTCGAGTACGCGCTGCCGGCCTACTACCTGATCGCGCCGAGCGAGTGCTCGTCGAACCTGGCCCGCTTCGACGGTGTGCGGTTCGGCCTGCGGGCCGGCGACGACGGGGTCCGGTCGCTGGAGGAGGTCATGTCGCTGACCCGCGACGTGGGCTTCGGCGCCGAGGTCAAGCGGCGCATCATGGTCGGCACGTACGCCCTCTCGTCGGGCTACTACGACGCCTACTACGGGCAGGCGCAGAAGGTCCGCACCCTGATCAGCCGCGACTTCACCGCCGCGTTCGAGCAGGTCGACGTGCTGATCTCGCCGACCACCCCGTTCGTGGCGTTCCCGCTGGGCTCGCGGACCGCCGACCCCTACCAGATGTACCTGGCCGACCTGTTCACGATTCCCACCAACCTGTACGGCGGACCGGCCATCTCGGTCCCCTGTGGACTGTCGGAGGGGTTGCCCGTCGGTCTCCAGGTGATGGCCCCGACGATGGCCGACGACCGGATGTACCGGGTCGCCGCCGCCCTCGAATCCGCCGTGGGCACCCTGACCCCGCCCGCCCTCTGA